TGCATGTCCGCACCGATGAAGAGTCAGAAATTGAGTTCCACTGGATTCCGCTTGACGACGCCGTGAAGGCCGTACTGGAAGGCCGCTTGCACAATCCGTCTGCGGTCCTGGGAATCCTTGCCGCTGCTGCCGCGAAGGCCGATGGCTTTTCCAGCCTGCGTCCCGCGGACGCGCCCTGGCCTGCGCACCCGAGCCAGCGCTAAGAATGGCCGAGGCCGCCACCCGCACCGCCAACGGCATTGATCGCGGAGTCACCGACTACCTTCAGCACGTCGGAGTGGAGCGCGGTCTGGCTGCCAACACCTTGGCTGCCTACCGCCGGGACCTTGCCCGATATTCGAACTTCCTGGCCGGCCAAGGTTTGGAACGGCCCGGAGACATCACGCGGCACCATGTCACCGCCTTCGCCCAAGCCTTGTCCGATGGATCCGATGGCGCTGCGGCCCTGGGCGTTCGGTCGGCAGCCCGGACCGTAGTGGCGGTTCGGGGGCTCCACAAGTTTTGGGCTCTTGAAGGAACCACGACGTCGGATCCCGCCAACGATGTCCACCCACCCATGCCGGGCAAACGGCTTCCGAAAGCCATCAGTGTGGGTGAAGTAACGCGGATCCTTGAAGCTGCAGGTTCGGATTCTGCTACGGGTTTAAGGGACCGGGCGCTGCTTGAATTTCTCTACTCCACGGGGGCGCGTATCAGCGAGGCCGTAGGGCTGGACGTCGACGACGTTTCCCTTGAGGATACTGGCGACGGGCCGGCGATCGTGAGGTTGTTCGGAAAAGGTTCCAAGGAGCGTTTGGTCCCCTTGGGCTCCTACGGTGCGCGCGCCGTCGGGGCCTATGTGGTCCGTGGCAGGCCGATGC
This window of the Arthrobacter sp. StoSoilB5 genome carries:
- the xerD gene encoding site-specific tyrosine recombinase XerD; its protein translation is MAEAATRTANGIDRGVTDYLQHVGVERGLAANTLAAYRRDLARYSNFLAGQGLERPGDITRHHVTAFAQALSDGSDGAAALGVRSAARTVVAVRGLHKFWALEGTTTSDPANDVHPPMPGKRLPKAISVGEVTRILEAAGSDSATGLRDRALLEFLYSTGARISEAVGLDVDDVSLEDTGDGPAIVRLFGKGSKERLVPLGSYGARAVGAYVVRGRPMLASKGKGTPALFLNARGGRISRQSAWTILKTAAEKANITKDVSPHTLRHSFATHLLEGGADVRVVQELLGHASVTTTQVYTLVTADTLREVYAAAHPRALG